A region of Enoplosus armatus isolate fEnoArm2 chromosome 14, fEnoArm2.hap1, whole genome shotgun sequence DNA encodes the following proteins:
- the olfml2bb gene encoding olfactomedin-like protein 2B: MWRRLSLLFLCCAVGGLGGLGALEADRSADPSLGEMPPTGAAELAGRPDKGAPSAAEVEGGVRGAEQRSPGGDAPGAGAGGGARQPTAEPLEEELDNQENVVSQLLGDYDKVKTVSSGSDCVCRCVVRPIKRSDCSRIHEGQDFYTVETVAKGTDCKTCVCMAPPSAVNPCEGEYRFKKLQEAGRDDIKLATIIDLLEGSLYGMDLLKLHSVTTKLLTRVDNMEKAFARNLTERAREKERARERAKEKEKEKKSQQKKKKVNNDLEGAGQKSGAAAYGNKQKNYEGQLKKNQQQDGLEQQQPTRNKTGTQKPIKDKAEAKQPVKDKNSMVVRGVTFYKAPEESYKEEEEEEEEVVKKGKNTTLTASASVDLDQLPPPVTFPTKSPGPSTTVNTEQDVQDPSRRPSGPVPTQQPTAPPTTTQQTTIATKPAPTTIRPTTELTTNIPPTTPKPTAAKLTTTSQQTTIPVQPTLHVNQHTTSPLDTNTGPPIKSHTAESRPRPKSRLSWTESPADQPKTTKKPAVCKDTVASISEPVQQNSYGLSDGAWMRDARGHGNVIYLTSGHYGSTLLEFRDMDTFKSGQASSSYKLPYSFTGAGHVVFNGAFYYNRAFSRDVIRYDLRHRYVAAWTTLHDALLEEQAHRTQSEVEFAVDESGLWLLYPAVDTEGFHQEVILLIHLRPRDLQPVRSFRTGLRRGRYGNSFLVCGVLYAVDSMERRYANVTYAFDTHTLTHTVPSLAFTNAHAHTSQLAYCPLDKKLYAWDGGHQMTYDVIFAY, encoded by the exons ATGTGGCGCAGACTCTCGCTGCTGTTCCTGTGCTGTGCGGTGGGTGGTCTCGGTGGTCTCGGGGCTCTGGAGGCGGACAGGAGCGCGGACCCCTCGCTGGGCGAGATGCCGCCGACCGGAGCGGCAGAGCTGGCGGGTAGACCGGACAAGGGCGCTCCGTCAGCGGCCGAAGTGGAGGGCGGTGTGCGGGGAGCGGAGCAGCGGTCCCCCGGGGGAGACGCTCCTGGTGCCGGTGCCGGGGGGGGAGCTCGGCAGCCCACCGCCGAGCCTCTGGAGGAAGAGCTGGACAACCAGGAGAACGTCGTTAGCCAG TTGCTGGGCGACTACGACAAAGTCAAGACGGTGTCATCGGGGTCCGACTGTGTGTGCCGCTGTGTCGTCCGACCAATCAAGCGCTCCGACTGCAGCCGCATCCACGAGGGCCAGGATTTTTACACCGTGGAGACGGTTGCTAAGGGGACGGACTGCAAGACGTGCGTGTGCATGGCTCCGCCCTCGGCTGTCAACCCCTGCGAGGGAGAGTACAGGTTCAAAAAACTGCAGGAGGCCGGCCGAGACGACATTaag CTGGCAACCATCATCGACTTGTTGGAGGGCTCGCTGTATGGAATGGACCTGTTAAAGCTCCACTCTGTCACCACCAAGCTGCTGACCAGGGTGGACAACATGGAGAAG GCTTTCGCCCGCAACTTGAccgagagagcgagagagaaagagcgcgCGAGGGAAAGAGcgaaggagaaggaaaaagagaagaagagccagcagaaaaagaagaaagtgaatAATGACTTGGAGGGCGCGGGACAGAAGAGCGGAGCGGCAGCCTACGGCAACAAGCAG AAGAATTATGAAGGTCAGCTGAAGAAGAACCAACAGCAAGACGGTCtggaacagcagcagccaacCAGGAACAAGACGGGAACTCAAAAGCCAATCAAGGACAAGGCGGAGGCCAAGCAGCCGGTCAAAGACAAGAACAGCATGGTCGTCAGGGGCGTGACCTTTTACAAGGCGCCGGAGGAGAGctacaaagaggaggaggaggaggaggaggaggtggtgaagaaaggaaagaata CCACTCTAACTGCAAGTGCTTCAGTGGACTTGGACCAGCTCCCACCTCCCGTGACTTTCCCCACCAAGAGTCCAGGACCTTCAACCACCGTTAACACAGAACAGGACGTTCAGGACCCATCAAGGAGACCGAGCGGGCCTGTACCCACCCAGCAGCCAACAGCTCCCCCGACGACCACCCAACAAACCACCATCGCAACCAAGCCAGCCCCcaccaccatcaggccaacGACTGAATTGACCACGAACATACCACCGACGACTCCCAAACCGACGGCAGCCAAACTGACAACTACTTCCCAACAAACTACAATCCCCGTTCAGCCTACCCTGCATGTCAATCAGCATACCACCTCACCCTTGGACACCAATACAGGTCCACCCATTAAGTCTCACACGGCAGAGTCTCGGCCAAGACCCAAAAGTCGACTCAGCTGGACGGAGAGCCCCGCTGACCAACCAAAGACCACAAAAAAGCCTG CGGTCTGTAAGGACACAGTAGCCAGCATCTCCGAACCAGTCCAGCAGAACTCGTACGGCCTCAGCGACGGAGCCTGGATGAGAGACGCCCGTGGCCACGGCAACGTCATCTACCTTACCAGCGGTCACTATGGCAGCACCCTCCTAGAGTTCCGAGACATGGACACCTTCAAATCAG GTCAGGCAAGTAGTTCATACAAGCTGCCCTACAGCTTCACCGGAGCCGGCCACGTTGTGTTCAACGGCGCTTTCTACTACAACCGGGCCTTCAGCAGGGACGTCATCAGATACGACCTGAGGCACCGATATGTGGCTGCCTGGACCACACTGCATGACGCTCTGCTGGAGGAGCAAGCTCACAGGACGCAGAGCGAA GTGGAGTTTGCCGTCGATGAGTCCGGCCTGTGGCTGCTCTACCCGGCTGTGGACACCGAGGGCTTCCACCAGGAGGTGATCCTGCTCATCCACCTCCGCCCCCGAGACCTGCAGCCGGTGCGGAGCTTCCGCACGGGTCTCCGGCGTGGCCGCTACGGAAACAGCTTCCTGGTCTGCGGCGTGCTGTACGCGGTGGACAGCATGGAGCGCCGCTACGCTAACGTGACGTACGCCTTCGACACGCACACGCTCACGCACACCGTGCCGAGCCTGGCCTTCACGAACGCGCACGCGCACACCTCCCAGCTGGCTTACTGCCCACTAGACAAGAAGCTGTACGCGTGGGACGGCGGACATCAGATGACGTATGACGTCATCTTTGCTTATTAG